Proteins co-encoded in one Puniceicoccus vermicola genomic window:
- a CDS encoding helix-turn-helix domain-containing protein gives MKKTILTNRPYNRPMASGRTTTKEAPFFGQRLSHFRKQRGMTQQELADALEISRSLVHHYERSCPNPTSDFVLKVSKVLDVSLDELFDLKPEKIKSGPPPRVKKLTQRLVGLPKAKQGVVLEMLESYLDKAS, from the coding sequence GTGAAAAAGACCATTTTGACGAATCGTCCGTATAATCGGCCCATGGCAAGCGGACGAACCACCACCAAGGAAGCCCCTTTCTTCGGTCAACGACTCTCCCATTTTCGCAAGCAACGCGGCATGACCCAGCAGGAACTCGCCGATGCGCTGGAGATTTCCAGGAGCCTCGTGCACCACTACGAACGCAGTTGCCCGAACCCAACCAGTGATTTCGTGCTCAAGGTTTCAAAGGTTCTCGATGTTTCCCTCGACGAACTCTTCGATCTCAAACCCGAGAAGATCAAAAGCGGCCCACCGCCAAGAGTGAAAAAACTCACACAGCGGCTGGTCGGACTTCCGAAGGCTAAGCAGGGCGTCGTTCTCGAGATGCTCGAAAGCTACCTCGACAAGGCCTCCTGA